Proteins encoded together in one Orrella marina window:
- the folE gene encoding GTP cyclohydrolase I, whose protein sequence is MSDQDKGRPMSVVIRERLQGARKRFHANDNISDFINPGELDLLLDEVEDKMKGVLSSLVIDTDSDHNTQDTARRVAKMYLKEVFGGRYVPQPATTEFPNVEHLNELMIVGPITVRSACSHHFCPVIGYVWIGVMPNEHTNVIGLSKYVRLAEWIMNRPQIQEEAVVQLADLIQDKTQPDGLAVVMSATHYCMAWRGVRDMGSRMINSVMRGCFLKDANLRREFLSLIPKEER, encoded by the coding sequence ATGAGTGATCAGGACAAGGGCCGACCTATGTCGGTGGTGATCCGGGAAAGGCTGCAAGGCGCGCGCAAGCGGTTTCACGCCAATGACAATATTTCCGACTTTATTAACCCAGGGGAGCTGGATTTGTTGCTCGACGAAGTCGAAGACAAGATGAAGGGGGTGCTTTCCAGCCTTGTCATCGACACGGACAGCGATCACAACACCCAGGACACGGCGAGAAGAGTAGCCAAAATGTACTTGAAGGAAGTGTTCGGTGGTCGTTATGTGCCACAACCGGCCACGACCGAGTTTCCAAACGTGGAACACCTGAACGAGTTGATGATTGTCGGACCGATCACGGTTCGTAGTGCCTGCAGTCATCACTTCTGCCCTGTGATCGGCTATGTCTGGATTGGCGTTATGCCGAATGAGCACACCAACGTGATCGGACTGTCAAAGTATGTGCGTCTGGCAGAGTGGATCATGAACCGCCCGCAGATTCAGGAAGAGGCCGTGGTCCAGCTTGCGGATCTGATACAGGACAAGACGCAGCCAGACGGCCTGGCCGTTGTCATGAGTGCCACTCACTACTGCATGGCATGGCGCGGAGTGCGCGATATGGGAAGCCGTATGATTAATTCAGTCATGCGTGGCTGCTTCCTTAAAGACGCGAATTTGCGGCGGGAATTTCTCTCGCTGATCCCGAAAGAGGAGCGGTGA
- a CDS encoding YajQ family cyclic di-GMP-binding protein: protein MPSFDTVSEVDKHELTNAVDQANRELATRFDFKGTQASFELNEYVVNLVASSAFQLKQMMDVLRARMSARSIDTRCLEIADPVENISGARQAVTVRQGIDQPNAKKLIAAIKAAKLKVDTQINGDKLRVTGKKRDDLQSAMALMKTVDIDRPLQFNNFRD, encoded by the coding sequence ATGCCGTCGTTTGATACGGTTTCGGAAGTCGATAAACACGAACTGACCAACGCGGTCGATCAGGCCAATCGTGAGCTTGCAACCCGGTTCGATTTCAAGGGCACACAGGCCAGTTTCGAGTTGAACGAGTATGTCGTCAATCTTGTTGCGTCCAGCGCGTTTCAACTCAAACAGATGATGGATGTGTTGCGCGCTCGCATGAGTGCCCGGTCAATTGATACCCGCTGCCTGGAAATTGCCGATCCCGTTGAAAACATCAGTGGGGCGCGTCAGGCGGTCACAGTCCGCCAGGGAATTGACCAGCCCAACGCAAAAAAACTGATTGCAGCGATCAAAGCGGCAAAGCTTAAGGTTGACACTCAGATCAACGGCGACAAGCTGCGTGTGACGGGCAAGAAGCGCGATGATTTGCAGTCGGCCATGGCGCTGATGAAAACAGTCGACATTGACCGGCCGCTTCAGTTCAACAATTTCCGCGACTGA
- a CDS encoding CaiB/BaiF CoA transferase family protein, with the protein MSEPLPLEGIRVVEFTHMVMGPTCGMILADLGAEVIKVEPVTGDNTRKLIGSGAGFFAFFNRNKKSIAVDVKSQEGREIVLDLIKTADVFSENFKSGTMDKLGFGEQSLKAINPGLIYVSHKGFLPGPYEHRTALDEVVQMMGGLAYMTGPVGRPLRAGTSVNDIMGGMFGAIGVLAALQARHKTGRGRSVTSALFENNVFLVGQHMMQAAITGKAPQPMPDRISAWGIYDVFTVKDGEQIFLSVVSDTQWEIFCHEFHLDDLKADTRLTTNNQRVQARDWLMPILRDYFKDVSAAELSRRFEAVGLPYAPITRPVDLFDDPHLNATGGLADVHLGADASGTNRAINTRMPLLPLVLDGVRLQVRASPPSLGQDSASLLGTLGYSQEQIDALIQKGVVKQLPIDHDQGDNNGSQT; encoded by the coding sequence ATGTCAGAACCCCTCCCACTGGAAGGTATCCGGGTAGTCGAATTTACACATATGGTGATGGGACCCACCTGCGGGATGATTCTGGCCGACCTCGGTGCAGAAGTCATCAAGGTTGAACCTGTCACGGGAGACAACACCCGAAAGCTTATCGGTTCGGGCGCCGGATTTTTTGCGTTCTTCAATCGCAACAAGAAAAGTATCGCTGTCGACGTCAAGAGCCAGGAGGGACGCGAGATCGTTCTGGACCTGATCAAGACGGCCGACGTCTTTAGCGAGAACTTCAAATCTGGAACAATGGATAAGCTTGGATTTGGTGAGCAGTCACTCAAGGCGATCAACCCGGGCCTGATCTATGTTTCACATAAAGGATTTCTCCCTGGGCCCTATGAGCATCGCACTGCGCTTGACGAGGTTGTTCAGATGATGGGCGGCCTGGCGTACATGACCGGTCCAGTCGGGCGGCCATTACGGGCGGGAACGAGCGTGAACGACATCATGGGAGGCATGTTTGGAGCAATTGGCGTACTGGCCGCGTTGCAGGCACGACACAAGACAGGTCGAGGACGCTCGGTCACCAGTGCGTTGTTCGAGAACAACGTCTTCCTGGTTGGCCAGCACATGATGCAGGCAGCCATCACAGGCAAGGCCCCACAGCCCATGCCTGACCGGATCAGTGCCTGGGGTATTTACGATGTTTTTACTGTCAAGGATGGCGAGCAGATTTTTCTGTCGGTCGTCAGTGACACGCAGTGGGAAATTTTCTGTCACGAGTTTCATCTTGATGACCTCAAGGCAGACACCCGGTTGACAACCAACAATCAGCGTGTACAGGCGCGGGACTGGCTAATGCCGATTTTGCGAGACTATTTCAAGGATGTCAGCGCTGCAGAGTTGAGCCGCCGTTTTGAGGCAGTGGGATTGCCATATGCACCCATCACCCGGCCAGTGGATCTGTTCGATGACCCACATCTGAATGCAACCGGCGGCCTGGCAGATGTACATCTTGGTGCCGATGCAAGCGGAACCAACCGGGCAATCAATACCCGGATGCCGTTGTTGCCGTTGGTCCTTGATGGCGTCAGACTGCAAGTGAGAGCTTCCCCGCCCTCGCTGGGACAAGACTCCGCCAGTCTGCTCGGCACGCTGGGATACTCTCAAGAGCAAATCGACGCGCTCATTCAAAAGGGTGTCGTGAAGCAGTTACCAATCGATCACGATCAAGGAGACAACAATGGATCTCAAACTTAA
- a CDS encoding SDR family oxidoreductase produces the protein MDLKLKDKHILITGGSKGIGLACAKAFLSESAQVTLVARDLATLESVQRAMVIEMPESKGRVAVFSADLRDPQSSMAALEKSEARFGPVDVLVNSAGAAKRTPAAELTPQIWRDALDAKFFTYINMIDPVVKRMAKRKQGVIINVIGAGGKTASAVHLAGGSANAALMLATAGLASAYGREGVRVVGVNPGPTHTERLQEGLEATCRLEGIDMDTALENATARIALGRLAEPEEIADTVAFLASDKASYISGVNINMDGVAVASVV, from the coding sequence ATGGATCTCAAACTTAAGGACAAGCATATCCTCATCACAGGTGGCAGCAAAGGCATCGGACTGGCATGTGCGAAAGCTTTCTTGTCCGAATCTGCGCAAGTCACCCTAGTCGCACGAGACCTTGCCACGCTTGAGAGCGTACAACGCGCGATGGTTATCGAAATGCCGGAAAGCAAGGGCCGGGTCGCAGTTTTCTCAGCTGATCTGCGAGACCCGCAATCGTCGATGGCTGCGCTTGAAAAATCCGAGGCGCGCTTTGGCCCCGTCGATGTGCTGGTCAACTCCGCTGGTGCGGCGAAGCGAACACCCGCAGCAGAGCTGACGCCTCAGATCTGGCGCGACGCACTGGATGCCAAGTTCTTCACGTACATCAACATGATCGACCCGGTAGTCAAGCGCATGGCCAAGCGCAAACAAGGTGTCATCATTAACGTGATTGGCGCGGGGGGTAAAACCGCATCAGCTGTTCACCTTGCCGGTGGAAGTGCCAACGCTGCATTGATGCTTGCGACCGCAGGACTAGCTTCAGCCTATGGACGTGAAGGTGTGCGTGTGGTTGGTGTCAATCCTGGTCCTACCCACACAGAACGACTACAGGAAGGTCTTGAAGCGACCTGCCGACTAGAAGGGATCGACATGGACACTGCACTCGAAAATGCAACAGCAAGAATCGCGCTCGGTCGTCTGGCCGAACCTGAAGAAATTGCCGATACAGTCGCCTTCCTGGCCTCAGACAAAGCCAGCTACATCTCGGGCGTGAACATCAACATGGACGGTGTTGCCGTTGCAAGTGTGGTGTAA
- the phbB gene encoding acetoacetyl-CoA reductase translates to MAKKVAYVTGGMGGIGTAICQRLAKEGMTVIAGCGPSRDYDLWLGEQKELGFTFYASVGNVADWDSTTSAFKKVIDEHGQVDVLVNNAGITRDGVFRKMSLEDWRAVMDTNLNSLFNVTKQVIDGMVERGFGRIINISSVNGQKGQFGQTNYATAKAAIHGFSMSLAQEVANKGVTVNTVSPGYIGTEMVRAIRPDVLEKIVATIPVKRLGTPEEIGSIVAWIASEDAGFATGADFSLNGGLHMG, encoded by the coding sequence ATGGCCAAGAAAGTGGCGTATGTGACAGGTGGTATGGGCGGAATCGGAACGGCAATCTGCCAGCGATTGGCTAAAGAAGGGATGACAGTGATTGCAGGGTGCGGCCCGAGCCGTGACTACGATCTCTGGCTTGGCGAACAGAAAGAGCTGGGTTTCACTTTCTACGCGTCGGTTGGAAACGTGGCAGATTGGGATTCGACCACTTCTGCATTCAAGAAAGTCATTGATGAGCATGGGCAGGTTGACGTACTGGTCAATAATGCCGGAATCACTCGTGATGGCGTATTCCGCAAGATGAGTCTGGAGGACTGGCGTGCTGTCATGGACACCAACCTCAACAGTCTGTTCAACGTGACCAAACAGGTGATTGACGGGATGGTCGAACGCGGGTTTGGACGAATTATCAATATCAGCTCCGTCAATGGTCAGAAGGGCCAGTTTGGCCAGACCAACTACGCAACAGCAAAAGCAGCCATTCATGGCTTCTCCATGTCTCTGGCCCAGGAGGTTGCCAATAAGGGGGTCACTGTTAACACAGTCTCGCCAGGCTACATTGGTACGGAGATGGTTCGCGCCATCCGCCCGGATGTGCTGGAGAAAATTGTGGCAACAATCCCGGTCAAGCGACTTGGAACGCCAGAGGAAATCGGCTCTATCGTTGCCTGGATTGCGTCAGAAGATGCAGGATTTGCAACTGGAGCAGATTTCTCGCTTAACGGCGGCTTGCATATGGGGTAG
- a CDS encoding MOSC domain-containing protein, with protein sequence MTAPTSILTEIFVYPIKSCAAVPVQTAQLTELGLQTDRRWVIVDQTGMFQTQRQIPHLVWIEPELTDQSMTLRAPSQPAITIDLADEISHTRKVTVWRDTVSALDMGDAAAQWLDAFLQVPGKQFRLVQFDPRHPRICDETWTGSGERQSRHPFTDGFGLNILSRRSLDDLNQRLEQAGLEAVSALHFRPNLVIDGVPAHEEDSMSTIRLDRPGGQILLEMVKPCTRCQIPEINPYTAIREPRITDVLAHYRRLERMDHAICFGMNAVVREGNGLLLEPGPFVYDLDF encoded by the coding sequence GTGACCGCACCGACTAGCATTCTGACCGAGATTTTTGTCTATCCTATCAAATCGTGCGCAGCCGTGCCTGTTCAGACTGCCCAATTGACCGAGCTTGGCCTGCAGACAGACAGGCGATGGGTGATAGTAGACCAGACCGGCATGTTCCAGACGCAGCGCCAGATTCCGCATCTGGTATGGATCGAACCTGAACTGACTGATCAGTCCATGACGCTCAGAGCACCCAGTCAACCCGCCATCACGATCGACCTGGCTGACGAAATATCTCACACTCGCAAAGTCACTGTCTGGCGAGACACCGTCAGCGCACTGGACATGGGCGATGCTGCCGCACAATGGCTTGATGCTTTTCTTCAAGTCCCGGGCAAACAATTTCGTCTGGTGCAGTTTGATCCACGTCACCCTAGAATCTGCGATGAAACCTGGACAGGTTCGGGTGAAAGACAAAGTCGACATCCGTTCACGGATGGCTTCGGCTTGAACATTCTGTCCAGGCGCAGCCTGGACGACTTGAACCAGCGACTGGAACAGGCCGGCCTCGAAGCCGTTTCAGCCCTGCACTTTCGACCAAATCTGGTCATTGACGGCGTACCTGCCCACGAGGAAGACTCAATGTCGACCATCCGGCTTGACCGACCTGGTGGTCAGATTCTTCTCGAAATGGTCAAACCATGTACTCGATGCCAGATTCCCGAGATCAACCCCTACACCGCGATTCGCGAACCCCGTATTACAGATGTTCTGGCACATTACCGGCGACTGGAAAGAATGGATCATGCCATCTGCTTCGGGATGAACGCAGTCGTGCGTGAAGGCAACGGCCTGCTGCTTGAGCCTGGACCTTTTGTATATGACCTTGATTTCTAA
- a CDS encoding PHA/PHB synthase family protein, with protein sequence MLGQLQAQFMENWKALSESAANGAMPQIKDRRFKSDAWKESPAHLMMAHMYLLSSDAMKQMVKAAAVPEEVKEQLGFSVSQWVDAMSPANFLATNPEAQKLLLETGGQSLHSGIQNFMNDLAKGRITQTDESKFAVGENLAITPGSIVYRNEYFELIQYKPQTQQVYQRPLLMVPPCINKYYILDLQPGNSLIEYIVSQGFTVFVTSWRNPLPEDTDGIEKATWDDYVEDGVLNAIDLVREISGQPKINVLGFCVGGTMLSTALAVAASRRQSRVASLTLLATMLDFCDTGTLGVFANESHAKIRESQIGQGGLMTGRELSTTFSFLRPNELVWNYVVSNYLKGETPMPFDLLYWNSDSTNLPGPFFSWYFRHTYLENRLREPKALTVCGQPVDLGKIKVPAFVQASKEDHIVPWKTAYVSSQLLTGDVRFVLGASGHIAGVINPVSKNRRSYWTNDAHDNSVEPDQWFDSASEHPGSWWPEYAKWLAEQSGKLVPAPVEQGSESSPVLEPAPGSYVKVRAV encoded by the coding sequence ATGCTCGGGCAGTTGCAGGCTCAGTTTATGGAGAACTGGAAAGCGCTTTCCGAGTCTGCTGCAAATGGGGCGATGCCGCAGATCAAGGACCGCCGATTCAAGTCCGACGCGTGGAAAGAGAGTCCGGCGCACCTCATGATGGCCCACATGTACCTGCTCTCCAGTGATGCCATGAAGCAGATGGTCAAGGCGGCTGCAGTACCAGAAGAGGTCAAGGAGCAGCTCGGTTTCTCTGTCAGCCAGTGGGTGGACGCAATGTCGCCAGCCAATTTTCTGGCGACCAATCCGGAAGCACAGAAGTTACTGCTGGAAACGGGCGGTCAGTCGTTGCACTCCGGTATTCAGAACTTCATGAACGACCTCGCAAAGGGTCGGATTACCCAGACCGACGAGAGCAAGTTTGCTGTCGGCGAGAATCTTGCGATCACTCCCGGATCGATTGTGTATCGCAACGAGTATTTTGAGCTGATCCAGTACAAGCCGCAAACACAGCAGGTTTATCAGCGCCCTTTGCTGATGGTGCCACCGTGCATCAACAAGTACTACATTCTCGACCTTCAACCGGGCAATTCGTTGATCGAGTACATCGTCTCGCAGGGGTTTACCGTGTTCGTGACTTCCTGGCGCAACCCGTTGCCAGAGGACACTGATGGCATCGAGAAAGCGACCTGGGATGACTACGTCGAGGATGGCGTGCTGAACGCGATTGACTTGGTGCGTGAGATCAGTGGTCAGCCAAAGATTAATGTTCTCGGGTTCTGCGTCGGTGGAACCATGTTATCAACTGCCTTGGCCGTTGCAGCCTCACGGCGTCAGAGTCGTGTCGCCTCCCTGACCTTGCTTGCCACTATGCTGGATTTTTGTGACACGGGCACGCTAGGTGTTTTTGCCAACGAGTCGCATGCCAAGATTCGCGAGTCACAGATCGGGCAGGGTGGCTTGATGACTGGCAGAGAGTTATCCACAACATTCTCGTTCCTGCGGCCGAACGAACTAGTCTGGAACTACGTGGTGTCGAACTATCTCAAGGGTGAGACACCCATGCCTTTCGACCTTCTCTACTGGAATAGCGACAGCACCAATTTACCAGGCCCATTCTTTTCCTGGTATTTCCGCCACACCTATCTGGAGAATCGCTTGCGTGAACCCAAGGCATTGACGGTGTGCGGTCAGCCGGTTGATCTTGGCAAGATCAAGGTCCCCGCCTTCGTTCAGGCCTCCAAAGAAGATCACATTGTTCCCTGGAAAACAGCCTACGTTTCTTCTCAGTTGCTCACGGGGGATGTCAGGTTCGTACTGGGTGCGTCGGGTCATATTGCGGGTGTGATCAATCCGGTGTCAAAGAACCGTCGTAGCTACTGGACAAACGATGCACACGACAACAGCGTCGAACCAGATCAATGGTTTGATTCCGCAAGCGAGCACCCTGGTAGCTGGTGGCCGGAGTATGCCAAATGGCTGGCTGAACAAAGTGGCAAGCTGGTTCCTGCCCCGGTTGAACAGGGGAGCGAATCCAGTCCGGTCCTGGAGCCTGCACCAGGTTCTTATGTCAAAGTCAGGGCAGTCTGA
- a CDS encoding DUF1134 domain-containing protein — protein MKMAPILSAGLIASAMAFSSAAIAEQKKQPVAQVSIEETQFGLIIGGSVGGGKLTYEGKEYPFQLGGLSLGANIGVSKMAAVGEVFDMKRVEDFPGTYVKLDGNIALGGGVGGMTLKNENGVIMNLKGTTQGLQFNIGASGVTVYFDKK, from the coding sequence ATGAAGATGGCACCCATCTTGTCGGCTGGTCTGATCGCTAGTGCAATGGCGTTCAGTTCCGCTGCGATCGCTGAGCAGAAAAAGCAGCCAGTCGCCCAGGTCTCGATCGAAGAAACGCAGTTTGGACTGATTATTGGAGGTAGCGTAGGTGGTGGAAAGTTGACCTACGAAGGTAAAGAATATCCGTTTCAGCTAGGCGGTTTGAGTCTGGGGGCCAACATTGGCGTGTCGAAAATGGCCGCGGTTGGAGAAGTATTCGATATGAAACGGGTTGAGGACTTTCCTGGCACTTACGTCAAGCTTGATGGCAACATTGCACTTGGTGGTGGGGTTGGTGGCATGACACTCAAGAACGAGAACGGAGTAATCATGAATCTCAAGGGCACAACGCAGGGTTTGCAGTTCAATATTGGTGCCAGCGGCGTGACTGTTTACTTCGATAAGAAGTAA
- a CDS encoding GNAT family N-acetyltransferase, translating into MMTGLTSMIETRLVNYQDPADREALLHVLDIYSRDPMGAGEPLDAEVKSRLCDDLARFPGAVSFLAWSEDDAIGLINGFLGYSTFKARPLMNIHDIAVVPGFRGFGVGRQLLQAMQAHADRQGCCKLTLEVLSGNQPARQAYLKFGFEDYTLDPTAGTAMFMQKWL; encoded by the coding sequence ATGATGACAGGTTTGACTTCCATGATTGAAACCAGGCTCGTTAACTATCAGGATCCCGCTGACAGAGAGGCGCTCCTGCATGTTCTTGATATCTACTCTCGTGACCCGATGGGAGCAGGAGAACCGCTAGATGCAGAGGTGAAGAGTCGCCTTTGCGATGATCTGGCGAGGTTTCCCGGTGCAGTGAGTTTTCTGGCGTGGTCAGAAGATGATGCGATAGGACTAATCAACGGTTTCCTGGGCTATTCCACCTTCAAGGCCCGTCCACTGATGAATATTCACGATATTGCTGTGGTGCCAGGGTTCAGGGGATTTGGTGTTGGGCGACAGTTGTTGCAGGCCATGCAAGCTCACGCGGACAGACAGGGCTGTTGTAAATTGACGCTCGAAGTGCTGTCCGGGAACCAGCCAGCCAGACAGGCTTATCTGAAGTTCGGGTTCGAGGACTATACGCTCGATCCGACTGCCGGTACTGCCATGTTCATGCAGAAATGGCTCTGA
- a CDS encoding NADH:flavin oxidoreductase/NADH oxidase codes for MSQLFSDMTLGPLKLSNRLVIAPMCQYSADHGRATDWHQMHIGNLAMSGAATVILEATAVSPEGRITPGCLGLWDDQTQQALVRPLQFARQHSDAKLLIQLAHAGRKASCAVPWESGRQLDPEQGGWQTVSASNLPFADTDRAPETLDGASIKQVCEEFKASTRRASQLGLDGVEIHAAHGYLLHQFLSPLSNKRTDEYGGSLENRMRLVLEVFKEVRSEAPPHMTVGVRISACDWVDGGWSLDESVSLCERLQQLGCDFIDVSSGGLSASQKIPLGPGYQLSLAHTIRQKTGVTTMAVGLITDPFQAEQALVSGQADMIAIARAALYEPRWGWHAAARLGAKLKAPPQYWRGAPAGHSDLFLK; via the coding sequence ATGAGTCAGCTCTTCTCCGACATGACACTCGGACCGCTTAAACTTTCCAATCGCCTCGTCATCGCACCCATGTGCCAGTACTCTGCCGATCACGGGCGCGCAACCGACTGGCACCAGATGCACATCGGCAATCTGGCCATGTCGGGCGCTGCCACCGTCATTCTGGAGGCCACTGCAGTATCACCTGAAGGCCGGATCACACCCGGATGCCTTGGTCTATGGGACGACCAGACCCAGCAAGCTCTGGTCAGACCGTTGCAGTTTGCACGCCAGCACAGCGACGCCAAGCTACTTATCCAGCTTGCACACGCCGGTCGCAAGGCTTCGTGTGCAGTTCCCTGGGAGTCCGGACGACAGCTCGATCCTGAACAGGGAGGCTGGCAGACAGTCTCTGCCAGCAATCTTCCGTTTGCCGACACCGACCGAGCACCAGAGACACTGGACGGCGCTAGCATCAAACAAGTATGTGAAGAGTTCAAGGCCAGCACCCGACGAGCATCCCAATTAGGCCTGGATGGTGTCGAGATTCATGCTGCGCATGGGTATCTGTTGCATCAGTTTCTCTCCCCTCTATCAAACAAGCGAACCGATGAGTATGGAGGTAGTCTGGAAAACAGAATGCGCCTGGTGCTTGAGGTATTCAAGGAAGTGCGGTCCGAAGCGCCACCTCACATGACAGTCGGGGTGCGTATTTCCGCCTGTGACTGGGTTGATGGTGGATGGTCGCTGGATGAAAGCGTGAGCCTTTGTGAACGACTCCAGCAACTGGGTTGCGATTTCATCGATGTTTCAAGCGGCGGACTGTCTGCATCGCAGAAGATCCCGCTAGGTCCCGGCTATCAACTGTCGCTGGCACACACCATTCGCCAGAAGACAGGGGTTACGACGATGGCTGTCGGCCTGATCACCGATCCATTTCAGGCTGAGCAAGCACTGGTGAGTGGTCAGGCAGATATGATTGCCATTGCGCGCGCGGCACTGTACGAACCCCGCTGGGGATGGCACGCTGCAGCCCGGCTTGGTGCAAAATTAAAAGCGCCCCCCCAGTACTGGAGAGGTGCTCCCGCAGGTCATTCAGACCTGTTTTTAAAGTGA
- the phaR gene encoding polyhydroxyalkanoate synthesis repressor PhaR, translated as MAEKAVNQTRLIKKYPNRRLYDTQTSTYITLVDVKQLVLDDEDFKVVDAKSGDDLTRSILLQIILEEESGGVPMFSSAMLSQIIRFYGHAMQGIMGAYLEKNIQAFKEVQDRMSEQTKGLYGQQFGPEAWAQFMNMQSPVLQNMMNNYVEQSKSMFVQMQDQMQDQTRAMFGTFPFNPAAKPQDGQDGKDK; from the coding sequence ATGGCAGAAAAAGCAGTGAATCAGACGCGACTTATCAAGAAATACCCTAACCGTCGTCTTTATGATACCCAGACCAGTACTTACATTACTCTGGTCGATGTGAAGCAGCTGGTGCTCGATGATGAGGACTTCAAGGTTGTTGATGCAAAAAGTGGCGATGACCTGACCCGCAGCATCCTTCTGCAAATTATCCTGGAGGAGGAAAGTGGCGGCGTGCCCATGTTTTCATCTGCCATGTTGTCGCAGATTATCCGTTTTTACGGACACGCGATGCAGGGGATCATGGGAGCGTACCTTGAGAAGAATATTCAGGCATTCAAGGAGGTTCAGGACCGCATGAGTGAACAGACCAAAGGGTTGTACGGTCAGCAGTTTGGTCCCGAGGCCTGGGCTCAATTCATGAACATGCAGTCGCCCGTGCTGCAAAACATGATGAACAACTACGTCGAGCAGAGTAAATCCATGTTTGTCCAGATGCAGGACCAGATGCAGGATCAGACGCGAGCAATGTTCGGAACGTTTCCGTTTAACCCCGCAGCCAAACCGCAAGATGGTCAGGACGGCAAGGATAAATGA
- a CDS encoding peptidoglycan DD-metalloendopeptidase family protein, with protein MREPVNPKAFNLASCYPDPSPRAVSHETDNSRRSSLQVLLGLGALALVPGYALANQKSNIPANLAHLGNKTFPGGVALIDLGASSVRPQVFFEGKPVLVLQPAQTDQWWAVVGISLATAPGTHEVTVSSADGLTSQKTFQVRQKKYPEQHIKLKDRKYVSPPAQTLKRIEQELEMQIDAYRSYSPHQPSNLLFDPPSPGRRSSPFGLQRFFNGEPRNPHSGLDIAAPTGTSVRAPADGTVILIGDYFFNGLTVFVDHGMGLISMFCHLSEIEKLPGDKVRRSDVIGKVGATGRVTGPHLHWNVSLNDSRVDPALFLR; from the coding sequence ATGCGTGAACCTGTGAATCCGAAGGCATTCAATCTGGCCAGTTGTTACCCAGACCCCTCTCCACGCGCTGTCAGCCATGAGACAGACAACTCGCGACGCTCAAGTCTGCAAGTGCTACTCGGTTTGGGCGCGCTTGCCCTGGTCCCGGGCTACGCACTAGCGAATCAAAAGAGCAACATTCCTGCAAACTTGGCCCATCTTGGCAACAAAACATTCCCTGGTGGTGTTGCCCTCATCGATCTCGGCGCAAGCTCCGTACGTCCACAAGTTTTCTTCGAAGGCAAACCTGTGCTGGTTTTGCAACCCGCACAAACAGATCAATGGTGGGCCGTTGTCGGGATTTCACTTGCTACGGCCCCCGGTACACACGAAGTGACGGTTTCGTCTGCAGACGGATTGACGAGTCAGAAAACCTTTCAGGTTCGACAAAAGAAGTATCCTGAGCAACATATCAAGCTCAAAGACAGAAAGTATGTCAGCCCCCCAGCGCAGACACTGAAGCGAATCGAGCAAGAACTTGAAATGCAGATTGATGCATATCGATCCTACTCACCTCATCAACCCTCGAATCTGCTGTTTGACCCCCCCTCACCTGGCAGACGGTCGAGCCCATTCGGCTTACAGCGTTTTTTTAACGGGGAGCCTCGCAACCCACACTCTGGACTAGACATAGCGGCACCGACGGGCACATCCGTCAGGGCACCTGCAGACGGCACCGTGATTCTGATTGGCGATTATTTCTTCAATGGTCTGACCGTGTTTGTTGATCACGGCATGGGTTTGATCAGCATGTTCTGCCATCTGTCCGAGATAGAGAAACTGCCTGGCGACAAAGTCAGACGATCCGATGTGATCGGCAAGGTAGGGGCAACGGGACGGGTGACCGGACCTCATCTTCACTGGAACGTCAGTCTGAATGACTCCCGCGTCGACCCTGCTCTGTTTTTGCGATAA
- a CDS encoding BLUF domain-containing protein: MLVRLLYVSRAVNGKATQDDIESIVASARTYNAESGITGILCYGGGIYLQAIEGGRHEVNQLYSHILQDSRHCEVVLLHYEEITERRFGGWNMGKVNLAKLNTSVVLKYSEKPVLDPYRVSGKVSLALLEELMLTASIVGRT, from the coding sequence ATGCTGGTTCGATTGTTATATGTCAGCCGGGCAGTAAACGGCAAGGCGACTCAGGACGATATCGAGTCGATCGTAGCGTCAGCAAGGACCTATAACGCTGAAAGCGGAATCACCGGTATTCTGTGCTACGGAGGAGGCATCTACCTTCAGGCGATTGAGGGCGGGCGTCATGAGGTCAACCAGCTTTATAGCCATATTTTGCAGGACTCCAGACACTGCGAAGTAGTGTTGCTGCACTACGAGGAGATTACTGAACGCAGGTTTGGTGGCTGGAACATGGGCAAGGTCAATCTTGCCAAGCTCAACACGTCAGTGGTTCTGAAGTACTCAGAGAAGCCGGTACTGGATCCGTACAGGGTTTCCGGTAAGGTCTCCCTGGCATTGCTGGAGGAGTTGATGCTCACGGCATCAATTGTTGGGCGAACCTGA